Proteins encoded in a region of the Streptomyces sp. NBC_00513 genome:
- a CDS encoding nuclease-related domain-containing protein produces the protein MPGLKVLPSGRPGRGRLYVNLPDGEAVAWYDRRTNRVSLLSDTRREAVLTALRPYLTGDYTVGPPPVPTAADLLRLALPPDEDLAPNRPGEPLLGELTYGSPGARTRHRIRRELQALERMGAELDALEGEDCRVLHAVPLPDGGVIDHLLIGPPGVLCVRTVPGLRRRARIGDLLLTVGRDEPGPEPRLARLAAAYATRVLTAPVVPALALVEASRVEVAPTLRDVRILQPGTAAAHFASNPATLKPPDVDALYALARDTRTWLRPTRRRTGARAW, from the coding sequence ATGCCCGGACTCAAGGTGCTGCCGAGCGGCCGGCCCGGCCGAGGTCGGCTGTACGTCAACCTGCCCGACGGCGAGGCGGTCGCCTGGTACGACCGGCGGACCAACCGCGTCAGCCTGCTGTCCGACACCCGCCGCGAGGCGGTCCTGACGGCCCTGCGCCCGTACCTGACCGGCGACTACACCGTCGGCCCGCCCCCGGTGCCCACGGCGGCCGACCTGCTCCGCCTCGCGCTGCCCCCGGACGAGGACCTCGCCCCGAACCGTCCGGGGGAGCCCCTGCTGGGCGAGCTGACGTACGGCTCCCCGGGCGCCAGGACCCGGCACCGGATCCGCCGGGAACTCCAGGCCCTGGAACGGATGGGCGCCGAACTCGACGCACTGGAGGGCGAGGACTGCCGGGTCCTGCACGCCGTCCCGCTGCCCGACGGCGGCGTGATCGACCACCTCCTCATCGGCCCGCCCGGCGTCCTCTGCGTCCGCACCGTCCCCGGTCTGCGCCGGCGCGCCCGGATCGGGGACCTCCTGCTCACCGTGGGCCGCGACGAACCCGGGCCGGAACCCCGGCTGGCCCGCCTCGCCGCCGCGTACGCCACCCGCGTGCTGACGGCGCCGGTCGTCCCCGCGCTCGCCCTCGTCGAGGCCTCGCGGGTCGAGGTGGCCCCCACCCTGCGCGACGTACGGATCCTCCAACCCGGCACCGCCGCGGCCCACTTCGCCTCGAACCCGGCCACGCTCAAGCCCCCGGACGTCGACGCCCTGTACGCCCTCGCCCGCGACACGCGTACCTGGCTCCGTCCCACCCGGCGGCGAACCGGGGCCCGTGCGTGGTGA
- a CDS encoding Ku protein has product MRATWKGAISFGLVTIPVQLFTATEEHDIPLRQVHGKDGSRVRLRRVCEAEDVEIPYHEITKGYEAPDGSMIMLSDEDLADLPLPSKKLIDVLAFVDASTIDPLMFSKAYYVGTSDRAAAKPYALLREALTESGQIAVTKIAIRSREALAVLRVHEDTLVLQTCLWPDEVRPAAGITPEGDVTIRPQELQMARSLMDMLSQDFDLSALHDEYQEALQQVIEARLQGVEPPRDEEEAAPTGGKVIDLMAALENSVRAARESRGEPAAADGDTDAEVRTLPVPGNTRKTAAEKRAATHKKSAPAKKAAKTTTAKTAQARKATGSAAKKATASPKETGGKKTTATKTTAAKTSASRTAARKSTAASAAKTTRTAKATTTTAKTAAAKKTTRRAASA; this is encoded by the coding sequence ATGAGGGCTACCTGGAAGGGGGCCATCTCGTTCGGGCTGGTCACGATCCCGGTGCAGCTCTTCACGGCCACGGAGGAGCATGACATTCCGCTCCGCCAGGTGCACGGGAAGGACGGCTCACGAGTACGTCTGCGGCGCGTCTGCGAGGCCGAGGACGTGGAGATTCCGTACCACGAGATCACCAAGGGCTACGAGGCTCCGGACGGCAGCATGATCATGCTGTCCGACGAGGACCTCGCCGACCTTCCCCTCCCGAGCAAGAAGCTCATCGACGTGCTGGCGTTCGTGGACGCCTCGACGATCGATCCGCTGATGTTCTCCAAGGCCTACTACGTCGGCACGTCCGACCGCGCCGCCGCCAAGCCGTACGCCCTGCTCCGCGAGGCCCTCACCGAGTCCGGGCAGATCGCCGTCACGAAGATCGCCATCCGGTCCCGCGAGGCCCTCGCCGTGCTCCGGGTCCACGAGGACACCCTGGTCCTCCAGACCTGCCTGTGGCCCGACGAGGTCAGGCCCGCCGCGGGCATCACCCCGGAGGGGGACGTGACGATCCGCCCCCAGGAACTCCAGATGGCCCGCTCGCTCATGGACATGCTCTCCCAGGACTTCGACCTGTCCGCGCTGCACGACGAGTACCAGGAAGCCCTCCAGCAGGTCATCGAGGCCAGGCTCCAGGGCGTCGAACCGCCCCGCGACGAGGAGGAGGCCGCCCCGACCGGCGGCAAGGTCATCGACCTGATGGCCGCCCTGGAGAACAGCGTCCGCGCGGCCAGGGAATCCCGCGGGGAGCCGGCCGCCGCGGACGGCGACACGGACGCCGAGGTGCGCACGCTGCCCGTGCCCGGCAACACGCGGAAGACCGCGGCGGAGAAGAGGGCCGCCACGCACAAGAAGAGCGCCCCCGCGAAGAAGGCGGCGAAGACGACGACCGCGAAGACGGCCCAGGCGCGCAAGGCCACCGGCTCCGCGGCGAAGAAGGCCACCGCCTCACCCAAGGAGACCGGCGGCAAGAAGACCACCGCGACGAAGACCACCGCGGCGAAGACGTCCGCGAGCAGGACCGCCGCCAGGAAGAGCACCGCCGCCTCCGCGGCCAAGACGACGAGAACGGCGAAGGCGACGACCACGACCGCGAAGACCGCGGCGGCCAAGAAGACGACCAGACGCGCGGCCTCCGCCTGA
- the ligD gene encoding non-homologous end-joining DNA ligase — protein sequence MAPITMVEGRRISLSNLDKVLYPESGFTKGEVLHYYARVADAMLPHLHDRPVSFLRYPDGPDGQLFFTKNPPPGTPDWVRTTPVPRSEDLTAEQVVVGDLPTLMWAANLVVEFHTHQWPAAAPATADRLILDLDPGPPATAVECCAAALWLRERLAADGLRACAKTSGSKGLHLIAPLEPTPSERVSAYAKTLAQEAERALPDLIVHRMAKNLRPGKVFVDHSQNAAAKTTAAPYTLRARALPTVSAPVSWDEVEACHDPAELVFLADDIPPRLARDGDLCAPLLDPDQAGGLP from the coding sequence ATGGCGCCGATCACGATGGTGGAAGGGCGCCGCATCTCGCTCAGCAACCTGGACAAGGTGCTGTACCCGGAGAGCGGCTTCACCAAGGGCGAGGTCCTGCACTACTACGCCCGCGTCGCGGACGCGATGCTGCCCCACCTCCACGACCGGCCGGTCTCGTTCCTGCGCTATCCCGACGGCCCGGACGGTCAGCTCTTCTTCACCAAGAACCCGCCGCCCGGCACGCCCGACTGGGTACGGACCACCCCGGTACCCCGGTCCGAGGACCTCACCGCCGAGCAGGTCGTCGTCGGCGACCTGCCCACCCTCATGTGGGCCGCCAACCTCGTCGTCGAGTTCCACACCCACCAGTGGCCCGCCGCCGCCCCCGCCACCGCCGACCGGCTGATCCTCGACCTCGACCCCGGCCCGCCCGCCACCGCCGTCGAGTGCTGCGCCGCCGCCCTCTGGCTCCGCGAGCGCCTCGCCGCCGACGGGCTGCGCGCCTGCGCGAAGACCTCCGGCTCCAAGGGCCTCCACCTGATCGCGCCGCTGGAGCCGACCCCGTCCGAGCGGGTGTCCGCGTACGCCAAGACCCTCGCCCAGGAGGCCGAACGCGCCCTCCCGGACCTGATCGTCCACCGGATGGCCAAGAACCTGCGCCCCGGCAAGGTCTTCGTCGACCACAGCCAGAACGCCGCCGCCAAAACCACCGCCGCCCCCTACACCCTGCGCGCCCGCGCCCTCCCCACCGTCTCCGCGCCCGTCTCCTGGGACGAGGTGGAGGCCTGCCATGACCCCGCCGAGCTGGTCTTCCTCGCCGACGACATCCCACCCCGACTGGCCCGCGACGGGGACCTCTGCGCCCCACTGCTCGACCCCGACCAGGCCGGCGGGCTGCCGTGA
- a CDS encoding ATP-dependent DNA ligase has product MRVALATAVATLPREPGLAYEPKFDGHRLVVVRTAEEAVLQARSGRIVTAAFPDLAAAALMLPAGTVLDGEVVVWHAGRTDFALVQRRAAATPARAALLARTLPASYAAFDVLELAGLDVRARPYERRRALLVDLLLPLGPPLQPVPMTTDPELAETWYETLPAGGVEGLVVKRLDQAYPAGRRGWRKLRHTNVRDAAVVGHTGSPRRPLALVLVLPGEDEEPLVSSPLSPALRTELAATLARRAETAPAGATVTAIGLGEVPYRPLDPPLAAEVRQTSGRHPPPEVLRLRTDLL; this is encoded by the coding sequence ATCCGGGTCGCACTCGCCACCGCCGTCGCCACCCTGCCGCGCGAGCCGGGTCTCGCGTACGAGCCGAAGTTCGACGGACACCGCCTCGTCGTCGTGCGCACGGCCGAGGAAGCGGTGCTCCAGGCCCGCTCCGGGCGCATCGTCACCGCCGCCTTCCCCGACCTCGCGGCGGCGGCGCTGATGCTGCCCGCCGGGACCGTCCTCGACGGGGAGGTGGTCGTCTGGCACGCCGGGCGGACGGACTTCGCGCTCGTCCAGCGACGGGCCGCCGCCACCCCGGCCAGGGCCGCGCTGCTCGCCCGTACCCTGCCGGCCTCGTACGCCGCCTTCGACGTACTGGAACTGGCCGGGCTCGACGTGCGCGCCCGCCCGTACGAACGACGCCGCGCACTCCTCGTCGACCTGCTGCTCCCGCTCGGCCCACCCCTGCAACCGGTGCCCATGACCACCGACCCGGAGCTGGCCGAGACCTGGTACGAGACCCTGCCCGCCGGCGGCGTCGAGGGCCTCGTCGTCAAACGGCTGGACCAGGCCTACCCGGCCGGCCGCCGAGGCTGGCGCAAGCTCCGCCACACCAACGTCCGGGACGCGGCCGTCGTCGGCCACACCGGCAGCCCGCGCCGCCCGCTCGCGCTGGTCCTCGTCCTGCCCGGCGAGGACGAGGAACCCCTGGTGTCCAGCCCACTGTCCCCGGCACTGCGCACCGAACTGGCGGCGACCCTCGCCCGGCGCGCGGAGACCGCCCCGGCCGGGGCGACCGTGACCGCCATCGGCCTGGGCGAGGTCCCGTACCGCCCGCTGGACCCGCCACTGGCGGCGGAAGTACGCCAGACCTCGGGCCGGCACCCGCCCCCGGAGGTCCTGCGCCTGCGCACCGACCTCCTCTGA
- a CDS encoding DUF6479 family protein: MDTNLIYLAVDRTLTNIAWLLVVGLIVVGFLLGGFMLGKRVRAHEPAPPSTESQPHLPDGGAVLEVSEEREPVEFPAAGLRPHEMQGYGNFGSRSHSHQEDARAERESGYEHPNPRPPAGKQPPTVPPLGGAKPV; encoded by the coding sequence ATGGACACGAACCTGATCTATCTCGCGGTGGACAGGACCCTCACGAACATCGCGTGGCTCCTGGTCGTCGGACTGATCGTCGTGGGCTTCCTGCTCGGCGGGTTCATGCTGGGCAAACGGGTTCGCGCGCACGAGCCCGCGCCACCCAGTACGGAGAGCCAGCCCCACCTGCCCGACGGCGGTGCGGTGCTGGAGGTCTCCGAGGAGCGTGAGCCCGTGGAGTTCCCCGCCGCCGGTCTGCGGCCGCACGAGATGCAGGGGTACGGGAACTTCGGCTCCCGGAGCCACAGCCACCAGGAGGACGCCCGCGCGGAGCGGGAGTCCGGGTACGAGCACCCCAATCCGCGGCCGCCGGCGGGCAAGCAGCCGCCGACCGTGCCTCCGCTGGGCGGCGCGAAGCCGGTCTGA
- a CDS encoding XdhC family protein has protein sequence MRELVETARRWVAEGREAYLARPVTEQGFGPRDPAGAVLVDAGGECVGALYRGVFDAELVVEAGGLGGGESARVCELSVGTGEAVEARLTCGGRAEVLLQPLVSIPGEWWELLGRGAGVALVTRLNAAADRAVSEVVRAVDLPADDAARRAGELLATRRPGRDALYGGAGLVLVEAYPSAPRVVIGGTGELAEIIGRQAALLEWGVTVVESAGEAAKVLADHRDAACLVLLSHEPDFDVPTLRTALALGIPYVGALGSRRTTTRRREGLIAAGVSAAQLARVHGPIGLDLGARTPAETALAICAEILGVLGGRDGGGLRDSDGPLRG, from the coding sequence ATGCGTGAGTTGGTGGAGACGGCGCGGCGGTGGGTGGCCGAGGGGCGGGAGGCGTATCTGGCGCGGCCCGTGACCGAGCAGGGGTTCGGGCCGCGGGATCCCGCCGGTGCGGTGTTGGTGGATGCCGGCGGGGAGTGTGTGGGGGCTCTGTATCGCGGGGTCTTCGATGCCGAACTCGTCGTCGAGGCGGGCGGCTTGGGGGGCGGGGAGAGCGCGCGGGTGTGTGAGCTGTCCGTGGGGACCGGGGAGGCCGTCGAGGCGCGGTTGACCTGTGGTGGACGGGCCGAGGTGTTGTTGCAGCCGCTGGTGTCGATCCCGGGCGAGTGGTGGGAGCTGCTGGGGCGGGGGGCCGGGGTGGCGCTGGTGACGCGGTTGAACGCGGCGGCCGATCGGGCGGTGAGCGAGGTGGTGCGGGCCGTGGACCTGCCGGCCGATGACGCCGCGCGGCGGGCCGGGGAGCTGTTGGCGACCCGGCGGCCGGGGCGGGACGCGCTGTACGGGGGTGCGGGGCTGGTGCTCGTGGAGGCGTACCCGTCCGCTCCGCGCGTGGTGATCGGGGGTACCGGGGAGCTGGCCGAGATCATCGGGCGGCAGGCCGCGTTGCTGGAGTGGGGGGTGACGGTCGTGGAGTCGGCCGGGGAGGCCGCGAAGGTCCTGGCGGATCATCGGGACGCCGCGTGTCTGGTGCTGCTCAGTCACGAGCCGGACTTCGACGTGCCGACGCTGCGGACGGCGCTGGCGCTCGGGATCCCTTACGTGGGGGCGCTCGGCTCCCGGCGGACCACCACGCGGCGCCGTGAGGGGCTGATCGCGGCCGGGGTGAGCGCGGCGCAGCTGGCGCGGGTGCACGGGCCGATCGGCCTGGATCTCGGGGCGCGGACCCCCGCGGAGACGGCCTTGGCGATCTGCGCCGAGATCCTCGGGGTGCTGGGTGGCAGGGACGGCGGCGGGTTGCGGGATTCCGACGGGCCGCTGCGGGGGTGA
- a CDS encoding helicase-associated domain-containing protein, with translation MNARTALAKWLGTLDPERLTALLEERDLPLAAEYRRITTLRELAEHLLTDESVGQGLMAGTAGELELLASVAALALERHGPVAGGEAEDGPRYPWQQRMPVAAVEPADRLVPERDVLAWFEPGEERRRAEHTLAGLRERALLLPAPKGKLALPPLLHVRAAGFDGYGRTATRLLTHAYNAPEVKRIAANLFGEGAARTRDQAQELIIALLADPARVRALVADAPVRALELLDHLVPGPPVLRTHCFVGRNGAQYASPDAKYVFREGGSGDEGTDWLAGRGLLVPVGLDLVELPYEVARALRDGGAAPSPRLEPEPFTAAAPLPSGWEGEGGTAAAAAAWRAELVLRALAAEPVAMRKAGGIAVRDTRRLAKAAGADEADTRLWLDLAVNAGLAAPQNDEPAPAPRGRRNSKGPKPSARLLPSDRYDAWAAAPAAGKLLPLLAAWAVVPAVLSHWPDPDETPVALISPQDEDAVTLRTGVLRALAVLPDGHGLTANARGYTELLALAAWFQPSLRVHLAADGVGELTGLDGVLDRMAATLAEAALLGVVAHGALTPAGRALCRLLEAGAAHHYPAVPGASVDPSARGSEGLDEDLSLRPTLAKAVTTLREELYAALPEPSETARFQSDLTATVTGAPAPALADLLSAVGDIESEGHAVVWRITATSIRRALDAGWSADELLDRLTAASEQGTPLPQPLAYTIKDTARTHGQLKVVRSACCIRSDDTALIAEVVQAHGLAKLRLRRIAPTVLISTAPPEETLTALRTAGYAPTQEAETGTTLLDRAPTDRAPSLMPTLDRAHAPYGAPARGTPASARVLAATLTSGG, from the coding sequence GTGAATGCGCGTACCGCCCTCGCGAAATGGCTGGGCACCCTGGATCCTGAGCGGCTGACCGCATTGCTGGAGGAGCGGGATCTGCCGCTCGCCGCCGAGTACCGACGCATCACCACCCTCCGCGAGCTCGCCGAACACCTGCTCACCGACGAGTCGGTGGGCCAGGGACTGATGGCGGGCACCGCCGGAGAACTGGAATTGCTCGCTTCCGTCGCGGCCCTCGCCCTGGAGCGACACGGTCCCGTAGCCGGCGGCGAGGCCGAGGACGGGCCCCGGTATCCCTGGCAACAGCGGATGCCTGTCGCCGCCGTGGAGCCCGCGGACCGACTGGTGCCCGAGCGGGACGTACTGGCCTGGTTCGAGCCGGGGGAGGAGCGGCGGCGGGCGGAGCACACGCTCGCCGGACTGCGGGAGCGCGCGCTGTTGCTCCCCGCGCCCAAGGGGAAACTGGCGCTGCCACCGCTGTTGCACGTCCGGGCCGCCGGCTTCGACGGCTACGGGCGCACCGCGACCCGGCTGCTGACCCACGCCTACAACGCCCCGGAGGTCAAGCGGATCGCCGCGAACCTGTTCGGCGAGGGCGCGGCCCGCACCCGCGACCAGGCCCAGGAGCTGATCATCGCTCTGCTCGCCGATCCCGCCCGGGTGCGGGCCCTGGTGGCGGACGCCCCGGTCCGGGCGCTGGAGCTGCTGGACCACCTGGTACCCGGCCCGCCGGTGCTGCGAACCCACTGCTTCGTCGGCCGGAATGGGGCACAGTACGCGAGCCCGGACGCCAAGTACGTCTTCCGGGAGGGCGGCAGCGGCGACGAGGGCACCGACTGGCTGGCCGGACGAGGACTGCTGGTCCCCGTCGGTCTCGACCTGGTCGAGCTTCCCTACGAGGTCGCCCGTGCGCTGCGCGACGGGGGCGCGGCACCCAGCCCCCGGCTGGAACCGGAGCCGTTCACCGCCGCCGCGCCGCTGCCGTCCGGCTGGGAGGGCGAGGGTGGCACGGCCGCCGCGGCGGCCGCCTGGCGGGCCGAACTGGTACTGCGGGCGCTGGCCGCCGAGCCGGTCGCGATGCGCAAGGCGGGCGGCATCGCCGTACGGGACACCCGGCGGCTGGCCAAGGCGGCCGGGGCCGATGAGGCCGACACCCGGCTGTGGCTGGACCTCGCGGTGAACGCCGGCCTGGCCGCGCCGCAGAACGACGAACCGGCACCCGCCCCCCGGGGCCGTAGGAACTCCAAAGGCCCCAAGCCCTCCGCCCGGCTGCTGCCGAGCGACCGCTACGACGCTTGGGCCGCCGCCCCCGCAGCGGGCAAGCTGCTGCCGCTGCTGGCCGCCTGGGCCGTGGTTCCCGCAGTGCTCAGCCACTGGCCGGACCCCGACGAGACCCCGGTCGCGCTCATCAGCCCGCAGGACGAGGACGCCGTGACCCTGCGCACCGGGGTCCTACGAGCGCTCGCCGTCCTCCCCGACGGACACGGGCTGACCGCGAACGCGCGCGGATACACCGAACTGCTCGCCCTGGCCGCATGGTTCCAGCCGTCCCTGCGCGTCCACCTGGCCGCAGACGGCGTCGGGGAGCTGACCGGCCTGGACGGAGTCCTCGACCGCATGGCGGCCACCCTGGCAGAGGCGGCCCTGCTCGGCGTGGTCGCTCACGGCGCGCTCACCCCCGCCGGGCGGGCCCTGTGCCGACTGCTGGAGGCGGGAGCCGCCCACCACTACCCGGCAGTGCCCGGCGCGAGCGTCGACCCGTCCGCCCGGGGCTCCGAGGGCCTGGACGAAGACCTGTCCCTGCGCCCCACCCTGGCGAAGGCGGTGACCACCCTCCGCGAGGAGCTGTACGCGGCGCTGCCCGAGCCCAGCGAAACGGCCCGGTTCCAGAGCGACCTGACCGCCACTGTCACCGGTGCGCCCGCGCCCGCCCTCGCCGACCTGCTCTCCGCTGTTGGCGACATCGAGTCCGAGGGCCACGCGGTGGTCTGGCGCATCACGGCAACCTCCATCCGTCGGGCCCTGGACGCCGGCTGGAGCGCCGACGAACTACTCGACCGCCTCACGGCGGCAAGCGAACAGGGCACCCCCCTGCCCCAACCGCTGGCCTACACGATCAAGGACACCGCCCGCACCCACGGACAGCTCAAGGTCGTCCGTTCCGCCTGCTGCATCCGCTCGGACGACACGGCCCTGATCGCCGAGGTGGTCCAGGCCCACGGCCTGGCCAAGCTCCGCCTGCGCCGGATCGCCCCCACCGTCCTGATCTCCACCGCCCCTCCCGAGGAGACCCTCACCGCCCTCCGCACGGCCGGCTACGCCCCCACCCAGGAAGCCGAGACCGGCACCACCCTCCTCGACCGCGCCCCCACCGACCGCGCCCCGAGCCTCATGCCGACCCTGGACCGCGCTCACGCCCCCTACGGTGCACCGGCCCGCGGCACCCCCGCGAGCGCCCGCGTGCTGGCCGCCACACTCACCTCGGGCGGCTGA
- a CDS encoding response regulator, with the protein MRRPQGVEVAKTRTRGLWRTYSRVVSGASGRVLVVDDNKVIRQLIKVNLELEGFEVVTANDGAECLDVVHEVCPDVITLDVVMPRLDGFGAAAQLRADPRTRHLPVAIVSACTQYEVEVGIAAGVDAFLAKPFEPAELVRVVRRLAERRDRRERKETPAGRGRG; encoded by the coding sequence GTGCGTCGCCCGCAGGGGGTGGAAGTGGCAAAAACCCGGACGCGGGGGCTGTGGCGGACCTACTCTCGAGTTGTGTCAGGCGCCTCGGGTCGGGTGCTTGTTGTCGACGACAACAAGGTCATCCGGCAGTTGATCAAGGTCAATCTCGAGCTGGAGGGCTTCGAGGTCGTGACCGCGAACGATGGTGCCGAGTGCCTGGACGTCGTACATGAGGTGTGTCCGGACGTGATCACCCTTGATGTGGTCATGCCTCGGTTGGACGGCTTCGGGGCGGCCGCGCAGTTGCGGGCCGATCCGCGGACGCGGCATCTGCCCGTCGCCATTGTCAGTGCGTGCACCCAGTACGAGGTCGAGGTCGGGATCGCCGCCGGGGTGGACGCCTTCCTCGCCAAGCCCTTCGAGCCCGCCGAGCTGGTGCGCGTCGTGCGCAGGCTGGCCGAGCGCCGGGACCGGCGCGAGCGGAAAGAGACACCGGCGGGCAGAGGACGAGGGTAA